From Halostagnicola kamekurae, the proteins below share one genomic window:
- a CDS encoding ParA family protein: MEPNTDTPQAVSVVILKGGVGKSTTSMNLARQLSERGKTLFADLDPNGHATNGLGYEKAYQSETNLGDVILEGNATPGDIIRSTDHGFDLLPSSNTLEDVEKDLAGAMQGSARVKSKIVDPLLGEEYDYVVFDCPAYPGMLNNNALVATGNVMIPIEPGSSAIGGYKRTMERLIEPAREYIDVDVLAVVPNKLSDRIDQQTEDRELLENLNTASYEVNDGQPLQEVVPSFARITAAEFDRIDAGEMQAPKPGIRHRSALSRSLQENQPLQEYDPESDQIEHYRELADIVANGGVDA; encoded by the coding sequence ATGGAGCCAAATACAGACACACCACAGGCAGTAAGCGTCGTTATTCTCAAAGGTGGCGTCGGAAAATCGACGACGTCGATGAACCTCGCCCGACAGCTCTCGGAGCGCGGTAAAACGTTGTTCGCGGATCTCGATCCGAACGGCCACGCGACTAACGGATTGGGATACGAAAAAGCGTATCAAAGCGAGACGAACCTCGGCGACGTAATTCTCGAGGGGAACGCCACGCCCGGTGATATCATACGGTCGACCGATCACGGGTTCGATCTCCTCCCGTCGTCGAATACGCTCGAGGACGTCGAAAAGGACCTGGCCGGGGCGATGCAAGGCTCGGCCAGAGTCAAATCGAAAATCGTCGACCCGCTACTGGGCGAGGAGTACGACTACGTGGTGTTCGACTGCCCCGCGTACCCCGGCATGCTCAACAACAACGCGCTCGTGGCGACGGGAAACGTCATGATACCGATCGAACCCGGCTCGAGCGCTATCGGCGGATACAAACGGACGATGGAACGGCTCATCGAGCCGGCCCGCGAATACATCGACGTCGACGTGTTGGCGGTGGTGCCGAACAAACTCTCCGATCGGATCGACCAGCAGACCGAAGACCGGGAACTGCTCGAGAACCTGAATACGGCGAGCTACGAGGTTAACGACGGCCAACCGCTGCAGGAAGTCGTTCCATCGTTCGCCCGCATTACGGCTGCGGAGTTCGACCGCATCGACGCCGGTGAGATGCAGGCACCGAAACCCGGAATTCGACATCGATCTGCGCTGTCGCGTTCACTCCAGGAAAACCAACCGTTGCAGGAGTACGACCCGGAGAGCGACCAAATCGAACACTATCGCGAGCTCGCCGATATCGTCGCGAACGGAGGGGTCGACGCATGA
- a CDS encoding ABC transporter permease, which produces MSTETTPKAAVYSRIDALWTTLRNQFAFLRRDPLAFASMIIVSTFVFLGLFGPLLAPHEPIAHTVRGDGGSVLRLSAPSAEAFFGTTSYGKDVLSQFLAGARPTLIVGLFGGFGTGALGFTVGVVSGYYGGWVDEVLMRLTDLTFSLPFMPMALLLLTFMTPNIWLITAIIAAFLWKMPARVVRSEVLSVRERTFVKSARASGASNLRTMVYHVAPNVLPIGFLYTAYGVAWAIAAQASLAFLGFGDPTMTSWGRMLRQVFASGNMRVAWWWVLPPAIGIAAITTSVFLIGRAYEEVINPEIQTDQ; this is translated from the coding sequence GTGAGTACCGAAACGACGCCAAAAGCAGCGGTGTACAGCCGAATCGACGCCCTGTGGACGACCCTCCGGAATCAGTTCGCGTTCCTGCGACGGGATCCGCTCGCGTTCGCGAGCATGATCATCGTTTCCACGTTCGTGTTCCTCGGGCTATTCGGGCCGCTTCTGGCTCCACATGAACCGATCGCACACACCGTCCGCGGTGACGGCGGGTCCGTCCTTCGACTCTCGGCCCCGAGCGCTGAGGCGTTTTTCGGGACGACCTCCTACGGAAAGGACGTACTGAGTCAGTTCCTCGCCGGCGCACGGCCGACGCTCATCGTCGGTCTGTTCGGCGGGTTCGGGACCGGCGCACTCGGGTTTACGGTCGGCGTCGTCAGCGGGTACTACGGCGGGTGGGTCGACGAAGTGTTGATGCGCTTGACGGACCTCACCTTCTCGCTGCCGTTCATGCCGATGGCGTTGCTGTTGCTCACGTTCATGACGCCAAACATCTGGCTGATAACGGCTATCATCGCTGCGTTCCTCTGGAAAATGCCGGCTCGAGTCGTCCGTTCGGAGGTGCTCTCGGTTCGTGAACGCACGTTCGTCAAATCGGCTCGAGCTAGCGGTGCGAGCAATCTTCGGACGATGGTCTACCACGTTGCGCCGAACGTGTTGCCAATCGGATTCCTGTACACCGCTTACGGGGTCGCCTGGGCGATCGCTGCGCAGGCGAGTCTCGCCTTCCTCGGGTTCGGTGACCCGACGATGACGAGCTGGGGTCGGATGCTTCGACAGGTGTTCGCCTCGGGCAACATGCGCGTCGCGTGGTGGTGGGTGTTGCCGCCCGCGATCGGTATCGCCGCGATAACTACCTCGGTGTTCCTCATCGGCCGCGCCTACGAGGAAGTCATCAATCCAGAAATTCAGACAGACCAATGA
- a CDS encoding metallophosphoesterase, with protein MDTPPRHDSDAPILEPIPGAPAAVATLPDERALVIADYHAGYEAGLRYERGVDVPSQAPDRRERLLELLERTGVDRLVVCGDLMHAIGEPGGAERGELEVLLESVLDSVSVTLVKGNHDGAIETWLEADSSEHDDPGVVDVIGSESHSARLDIHAGTGVRLGPLGVCHGHTWPSADVLEAEVVCFGHEHPCIRLEDEVGGARVEPIWLRGRLDPKPFAAREEYRDLSWLDTGEPPRMVGIPAFNDLVGGTWVNVPGQSFLAPFLPDGIADGEAFLLDGTRLGPFREV; from the coding sequence ATGGACACACCACCCCGGCACGATTCCGACGCGCCGATTCTCGAGCCGATTCCGGGAGCTCCGGCAGCGGTGGCAACGCTCCCGGACGAACGGGCGCTCGTGATCGCGGATTACCACGCCGGCTACGAAGCCGGACTGCGGTACGAACGGGGCGTCGACGTTCCGAGCCAGGCGCCCGACCGCCGGGAACGGTTGCTCGAGTTGCTCGAACGAACTGGGGTCGACCGACTTGTCGTCTGCGGTGATTTGATGCACGCCATCGGCGAACCGGGCGGCGCCGAACGCGGCGAACTCGAGGTCTTACTCGAATCGGTCCTCGATTCGGTGTCGGTCACCCTCGTCAAGGGCAATCACGACGGGGCGATCGAAACGTGGCTCGAGGCCGACTCGAGCGAGCACGACGACCCAGGCGTCGTCGACGTTATCGGAAGCGAGAGTCACTCCGCTCGCCTCGATATTCACGCCGGAACCGGCGTTCGACTGGGTCCGCTCGGCGTCTGTCACGGCCACACTTGGCCGTCAGCCGACGTGCTCGAGGCGGAGGTTGTCTGTTTCGGTCACGAACATCCCTGTATCCGACTCGAGGACGAGGTCGGCGGTGCTCGCGTAGAACCGATCTGGCTCCGCGGCCGACTCGATCCGAAACCGTTCGCCGCCCGCGAGGAGTATCGAGACCTCTCGTGGCTCGATACTGGCGAACCGCCTCGAATGGTTGGAATACCCGCCTTCAACGATCTAGTCGGCGGGACGTGGGTGAACGTTCCCGGGCAGTCGTTTCTCGCGCCGTTTCTTCCGGACGGTATCGCAGACGGGGAGGCGTTCCTCCTCGACGGAACCCGTCTCGGTCCGTTTCGCGAGGTCTGA
- a CDS encoding dipeptide ABC transporter ATP-binding protein, whose translation MTLLQVEDLKVTYETDDEPVHAVNDVSFAIEEGINYGLAGESGSGKSTVAEALLGLLPGNGTVEHGTIEFDGTDLTSLSNGELRDILWEDIAYIPQSAMDSLDPVMPTGDQIAQAIHTHRNVTDAKAQDRVRELFEIVGLDPDRTDDYPHEFSGGMRQRVTIAMALALEPDLIIADEPTTGLDVIVQDKIIDKILEIQERMDSSLLLITHEIGVIAETCDELSILYGGKVMEQGSVENVLVDPTNPYTMGLKNSFPEIETDDVDPVSIPGSPPNLNQEPNACVFRDRCPFETDACRESHPDPVDLPNRNHRSACHRVKEAAQMRRTATEPETWDLPETTATDSDRGEVILETDELEKHYGQSQSLLDKIRGTDPEYVKAVDGISISVRRSEVLGVAGESGCGKSTLGETIALLEDPTGGELTFDGESYEYYQDGNLQEFRRNVQIIFQDPFDSLNPRHTVRQLVGEPLSIHDYRTDQKERAIVETLETVGLTPADEFLDQYPHELSGGQRQRVAVAKALVLDPDFLICDEPASMLDVSLKVNLLNLLRELADTEDIGIIYISHDLASLTQVSDRLAIMYLGRVIEEGEIDSLATQPKHPYTASLLSAAPEKDPTADRTRVLLEGEPPDPVDLPSGCAFAPRCPKAKESCRESEPGIDATGDETHRAACYFPTDETESIATDSSASNDDIAVGEHDLDG comes from the coding sequence ATGACGCTACTCCAAGTCGAAGACCTCAAAGTCACGTACGAGACCGACGACGAACCAGTCCACGCCGTCAACGACGTCTCCTTTGCGATTGAGGAGGGGATCAACTACGGTCTCGCCGGCGAGTCCGGCTCCGGAAAGTCCACGGTCGCGGAGGCGTTGCTTGGATTGCTCCCAGGCAATGGAACGGTCGAGCACGGAACGATCGAGTTCGATGGAACGGATCTCACTTCGCTTTCCAATGGCGAACTCCGCGATATCCTCTGGGAGGACATCGCCTACATCCCACAGAGCGCGATGGACTCGCTCGATCCGGTGATGCCGACCGGCGACCAGATCGCACAGGCGATCCACACGCACCGAAACGTCACGGATGCGAAAGCACAGGATCGCGTCCGCGAACTGTTCGAAATCGTGGGCCTGGATCCCGATCGGACCGACGATTATCCACACGAGTTCTCCGGCGGGATGCGCCAGCGGGTCACCATCGCGATGGCGCTCGCGCTAGAACCCGACCTGATCATCGCGGACGAACCGACGACCGGGTTAGACGTCATCGTTCAGGACAAGATCATCGACAAGATCCTCGAGATTCAAGAGCGAATGGATAGCTCGCTGTTGTTGATCACGCACGAGATCGGTGTCATCGCCGAAACCTGCGACGAGCTATCGATTCTCTACGGCGGCAAGGTAATGGAACAGGGCAGCGTCGAAAACGTGCTGGTCGATCCGACTAACCCCTACACGATGGGGTTGAAAAACTCGTTCCCCGAAATCGAGACAGATGACGTCGATCCTGTTTCGATCCCCGGCTCGCCACCGAATCTAAACCAGGAACCGAACGCCTGTGTGTTTCGAGACCGCTGTCCGTTCGAAACGGATGCGTGTCGCGAATCGCACCCGGACCCAGTCGATCTGCCGAATCGAAATCACCGGTCGGCCTGTCACCGCGTCAAGGAGGCCGCACAGATGCGACGGACGGCTACCGAACCTGAGACGTGGGATCTCCCCGAAACTACCGCAACCGATTCGGACCGCGGCGAGGTAATTCTCGAGACCGACGAGCTGGAGAAACACTACGGACAGAGCCAATCGCTGCTCGACAAAATTCGCGGAACTGACCCCGAGTACGTCAAGGCCGTCGACGGCATCTCGATCTCGGTCCGTCGATCCGAAGTCCTCGGCGTCGCTGGCGAGAGCGGCTGCGGGAAGTCCACGCTCGGCGAAACAATCGCCTTACTCGAGGACCCGACCGGTGGTGAACTAACGTTCGATGGCGAGTCCTACGAGTACTATCAGGACGGGAATCTACAGGAGTTCCGGCGAAACGTCCAGATCATCTTCCAGGATCCGTTCGATTCGCTGAACCCTCGCCACACCGTTCGCCAACTCGTCGGTGAACCGCTTTCGATCCACGACTATCGAACCGACCAGAAAGAACGCGCGATCGTCGAAACGTTGGAGACGGTGGGGCTCACACCCGCCGACGAGTTCCTCGACCAGTATCCACACGAACTCTCCGGCGGCCAGCGCCAGCGCGTCGCAGTCGCGAAGGCGCTCGTTCTGGATCCGGACTTCCTGATCTGTGACGAACCCGCCTCGATGCTGGACGTGTCTCTTAAAGTCAACCTGTTGAACTTGCTCCGAGAACTGGCCGACACCGAGGATATCGGGATCATCTACATCTCCCACGACCTGGCGAGCCTGACGCAAGTGTCAGATCGGCTCGCGATCATGTACCTCGGGCGCGTCATCGAAGAGGGAGAGATCGACAGTCTCGCGACCCAACCCAAGCATCCATACACCGCGTCGCTGTTGTCTGCTGCGCCGGAAAAGGATCCAACGGCGGATCGAACACGAGTTTTGCTCGAGGGCGAGCCACCGGACCCGGTCGATCTCCCGTCCGGCTGTGCGTTCGCCCCGCGGTGTCCGAAAGCCAAGGAGTCGTGCCGAGAGAGCGAACCGGGAATCGACGCGACGGGAGACGAGACACACCGTGCAGCGTGTTACTTCCCGACGGACGAGACGGAATCGATCGCGACTGATTCGTCGGCTTCGAACGACGATATAGCGGTCGGCGAGCACGACCTCGATGGGTGA
- a CDS encoding winged helix-turn-helix transcriptional regulator has protein sequence MSNTRQQIRRQVHANAGIHFNELVRESEFATGQVQYHVRRLIDEGQLIRSEFYGRTHYYPPEYDDWERETLALFRRETVREIVVYLIEHEPATPGEVTDALGIARSTLEHHLDRLLAHEVIEKRYDQHRHVTLRLTDPDRIGPLLTVVTPTVPDRFVDRFTRLVDGLLESSSGD, from the coding sequence ATGTCCAACACTCGCCAACAGATACGAAGACAGGTTCATGCGAACGCCGGAATCCACTTCAACGAACTCGTCAGAGAGTCGGAGTTTGCGACCGGGCAGGTCCAGTACCACGTTCGCCGATTGATCGACGAGGGACAGCTGATCCGAAGCGAATTCTACGGTCGAACCCACTATTACCCGCCGGAATACGACGACTGGGAGCGCGAAACGTTAGCGCTGTTCCGTCGCGAGACGGTCCGCGAAATCGTCGTCTATCTCATCGAACACGAGCCGGCTACTCCCGGGGAGGTAACCGATGCACTCGGAATTGCCCGGAGTACTCTCGAGCACCACCTCGACCGACTCCTGGCTCACGAGGTTATCGAAAAACGGTACGACCAGCACCGACACGTCACCCTGCGGCTCACTGATCCCGACCGGATCGGTCCGTTACTGACGGTGGTCACCCCGACCGTCCCCGACCGCTTCGTCGATCGCTTCACGAGACTCGTCGACGGGTTGCTCGAGTCGTCTTCCGGCGACTGA
- a CDS encoding DUF7471 family protein has protein sequence MLVLSAFDNAWLNPQLAPVLIAIILLAAAGTVVLFGAGLLAYSRRGTTRYLLITVVLGLLVGRSVVGLGTVFGLVPMTVHHLAGHTIDFLIAVTVLYVVYQSGTKTERYSFGD, from the coding sequence ATGCTCGTGCTTAGTGCGTTCGACAACGCGTGGCTAAACCCACAGCTAGCGCCGGTTCTCATCGCGATAATTCTCCTCGCGGCCGCCGGAACGGTCGTGCTGTTCGGTGCCGGCCTGCTCGCGTACTCGAGACGCGGAACGACCCGGTACCTACTGATCACGGTCGTCCTCGGACTGCTCGTCGGTCGGTCGGTCGTCGGGCTCGGCACCGTCTTCGGTCTGGTACCGATGACCGTCCACCACCTCGCCGGACACACCATCGATTTCCTCATCGCGGTTACGGTACTCTACGTCGTCTATCAAAGCGGGACAAAAACGGAGAGATACTCCTTCGGAGACTAA
- a CDS encoding low molecular weight phosphatase family protein produces the protein MSTAFAERERARRGLEDRVEILTGGTHPADSVHEEVIEVMDEAGFDLSDRTPREITSEEVRSCDYVATMGCSTLDVGSVGTQVDIRDWDLDDPDGRDLDRVRTVRDEIERRVTALFDELSTSI, from the coding sequence ATGTCGACCGCGTTCGCAGAACGCGAGCGGGCGCGACGTGGCCTTGAGGACCGCGTCGAGATACTGACCGGCGGAACTCATCCCGCCGACAGCGTCCACGAGGAGGTGATCGAAGTGATGGACGAAGCGGGGTTCGATCTTTCTGATAGAACCCCGCGCGAGATTACGAGCGAGGAGGTACGCTCCTGCGATTACGTCGCGACGATGGGCTGTTCGACGCTCGATGTCGGATCGGTTGGAACTCAGGTCGATATTCGTGACTGGGACCTCGATGACCCCGACGGACGTGATCTCGATCGGGTACGAACCGTTCGAGACGAAATCGAGCGTCGAGTCACCGCGCTCTTCGACGAACTTAGCACGTCCATCTAA
- a CDS encoding heavy metal translocating P-type ATPase — protein sequence MTPPDEYSHDAGGEKAPASCDRTDSSDSESDSSESGKSHQDGPTSEGSSPVETSDVAQFSVPEMDCPSCAGKVTKSVETEDGIETVDPQVTTGRLTVSYDGEQTSSAAIAERIEKAGYTVESGNAETARFTVPEMDCPSCAGKIETALERVDAVAEYETQPTTGTVTVTHDSSSAAETAVVDAIESAGYEVTSATSGESADDDAENDRESIWTSSRAIKTWVSGAFVAVGLLFEFVLTGQNGQIGTVFGTNLFVADALFLVAVATGGQEILRNGYYSARNLNLDIDFLMSVAILGALVASLAFDEALYFEAATLAFLFSVAELLERYSMDRARNSLRELMDLSPDEATVKREEGTETIPVEDVGVGDVVVVKPGEKIPMDGIIVDGDSAVNQAPITGESVPVDKTTDDEVYAGTINEEGYLEVEVTSAAGDNTLSRIVEMVEDAQSNKTEREQFVERFSKYYTPVVVAFAILTTIGSPFVLGTTWSTAVVYGLTLLVLACPCAFVISTPVSVVSGITSAAKNGVLIKGGNYLEAMGAVDVVAFDKTGTLTKGELTVTDVVPLNGNTEEDVLRCAQGLERRSEHPIGEAIVAEAGSAGVPEREVDNFESITGKGVRATLDGTSHFAGKPGLFTERGFDLSHVHATTDGGVVTRTARAICDRNNCLDLLEDTVPKLQSEGKTVVLVGTEDELEGVIAVADEIRPEAKDAIDRLERLGVSRTVMLTGDNERTARAIAEQVGVDEFQAELLPEEKVAAIEDLVDEYDGVAMTGDGINDAPALATASVGVAMGAAGTDTALETADIALMGDDLAKLPYLYELANDANGVIRQNIWASLAVKAGLAIGVPFSYVPIWLAVLAGDAGMTTAVTGNAMRLSGIEPKADAETES from the coding sequence ATGACCCCGCCGGACGAGTATTCCCACGACGCAGGTGGCGAGAAAGCGCCAGCGTCCTGTGATCGCACGGACTCGTCGGACAGCGAGAGCGACTCGAGTGAGTCGGGAAAGTCCCATCAGGACGGTCCCACCAGTGAGGGTTCGAGTCCAGTAGAAACGAGTGACGTCGCGCAGTTTTCGGTGCCGGAGATGGACTGTCCCTCCTGTGCCGGAAAGGTCACCAAGAGCGTCGAAACGGAAGACGGAATCGAGACGGTCGATCCGCAGGTGACAACGGGAAGGCTCACCGTCTCCTACGACGGCGAGCAAACGAGTTCCGCCGCCATCGCCGAGCGGATAGAGAAGGCTGGGTACACGGTCGAGAGCGGTAACGCGGAGACCGCGAGGTTCACCGTCCCCGAAATGGACTGTCCCTCGTGTGCGGGAAAGATCGAAACCGCGCTCGAGCGCGTCGATGCGGTCGCGGAGTACGAAACCCAGCCGACGACCGGAACCGTCACCGTCACGCACGATTCCTCGAGCGCCGCGGAGACCGCGGTCGTCGATGCGATCGAAAGCGCCGGCTACGAGGTGACGAGCGCGACGAGCGGCGAATCGGCTGACGATGACGCCGAAAACGACCGCGAATCGATCTGGACGAGTTCGCGGGCGATCAAGACGTGGGTGAGCGGCGCATTCGTCGCCGTCGGGTTGCTCTTCGAGTTCGTCCTGACCGGACAGAACGGGCAGATCGGAACGGTGTTCGGCACGAACCTGTTCGTCGCGGACGCGCTCTTTCTCGTCGCAGTCGCTACCGGCGGCCAGGAGATCCTCCGAAACGGGTACTACTCGGCGCGGAATCTGAACCTCGACATCGACTTCCTGATGTCGGTGGCCATCCTCGGCGCGCTCGTCGCGAGCCTCGCGTTCGACGAGGCGCTTTACTTCGAGGCGGCCACCCTCGCATTCCTCTTCAGCGTCGCCGAACTGCTCGAGCGGTACTCGATGGATCGGGCCCGGAACTCGCTCCGCGAACTGATGGATCTCTCACCCGACGAGGCGACCGTCAAACGCGAGGAGGGGACGGAAACGATCCCCGTCGAAGACGTCGGCGTCGGGGACGTCGTCGTGGTAAAGCCCGGCGAAAAAATCCCGATGGACGGGATCATCGTCGACGGCGACAGCGCGGTCAATCAGGCCCCGATCACGGGCGAAAGCGTCCCCGTCGATAAGACGACGGACGACGAGGTGTACGCCGGGACGATCAACGAAGAGGGGTACCTCGAGGTCGAGGTCACCTCCGCCGCCGGCGACAACACGCTGTCTCGCATCGTGGAGATGGTCGAAGACGCCCAGTCGAACAAGACCGAACGCGAGCAGTTCGTCGAGCGCTTTTCGAAGTATTACACGCCAGTCGTCGTCGCGTTCGCGATTCTGACGACGATCGGAAGTCCGTTCGTCCTCGGAACCACGTGGTCGACCGCGGTCGTCTACGGGTTGACCCTGCTGGTCTTGGCCTGTCCGTGCGCGTTCGTCATCTCGACGCCCGTTTCGGTGGTGTCGGGAATCACGAGCGCGGCAAAGAACGGCGTCCTCATCAAGGGCGGGAACTACCTCGAGGCGATGGGAGCGGTCGACGTCGTCGCATTCGACAAGACGGGGACGCTGACGAAAGGCGAACTCACCGTCACCGACGTCGTCCCGTTGAACGGGAACACCGAGGAGGACGTCCTCCGGTGTGCGCAGGGGCTCGAGCGGCGGAGCGAACACCCGATCGGCGAGGCGATCGTCGCCGAGGCCGGAAGTGCGGGAGTCCCAGAGCGCGAAGTCGACAACTTCGAGAGCATCACCGGGAAGGGTGTCCGCGCGACGCTCGACGGCACCTCCCACTTCGCCGGGAAGCCTGGACTGTTTACGGAACGGGGCTTCGATCTGTCCCACGTTCACGCGACGACCGACGGCGGCGTCGTCACGCGGACGGCACGAGCGATCTGCGATCGGAACAACTGTCTCGATCTGCTCGAGGACACCGTCCCGAAACTCCAGTCAGAGGGGAAAACCGTCGTCCTCGTCGGGACCGAAGACGAACTCGAGGGCGTCATCGCAGTCGCCGACGAAATCCGCCCGGAAGCGAAAGATGCGATCGACCGCCTTGAGCGGCTCGGAGTGTCTCGGACGGTGATGCTCACGGGTGACAACGAACGCACCGCCCGCGCGATCGCAGAGCAGGTCGGCGTCGACGAGTTCCAGGCCGAGCTTCTCCCGGAGGAGAAGGTGGCGGCAATCGAGGACCTCGTCGACGAGTACGACGGCGTTGCGATGACCGGCGACGGCATCAACGACGCGCCCGCGCTCGCCACGGCGAGCGTCGGTGTTGCGATGGGAGCCGCCGGAACCGATACCGCCTTAGAGACCGCGGACATCGCGTTGATGGGTGACGACCTCGCGAAGCTTCCGTACCTCTACGAACTCGCCAACGACGCCAACGGCGTTATCCGACAGAACATCTGGGCCAGTCTCGCCGTGAAAGCCGGGCTCGCAATCGGGGTCCCGTTCAGCTACGTTCCCATCTGGCTCGCCGTCCTCGCTGGCGACGCCGGGATGACGACCGCGGTCACCGGAAACGCGATGCGACTGTCCGGGATCGAACCGAAGGCGGACGCTGAGACGGAGAGTTGA
- a CDS encoding Single-stranded DNA binding protein, with translation MELDNHAEDLASDLGIDKEEVKADLQNLVEYSVPIDEAKQSLRRKYGDDTGGGGGTPSSKDIGNITTDDGNVTVTAVVLTAGERSIRYQGDDHVIVEGRLADETGAIDYTAWEDFGLSAGDAITAGNASVREWDGEPELNLGESTSLSFVEESLEVPFEIGGEASIADVETGDRAVTVDVQILESERRTIDGRDGETEILSGVLGDESGRLPFTCWDPDPAIEPGVSVRIENAYVREFRGVPEVNVSEFSVVSTLETDVEVGTDTTTMGVGEAVATGGVYDVELVGNVLAVRDGSGLIQRCPECNRVVQKGQCRTHGSVEGVDDLRVKAILDDGTGAVTVILDDELTEQVYEGTLEDALEQAREAMDQEVVADTIREKIVGREYSIRGHLSVDEYGANLDAERFEESDADPATRATDVLAEVRA, from the coding sequence ATGGAACTCGATAACCATGCCGAGGATCTCGCCTCCGATCTCGGTATTGACAAAGAGGAGGTCAAAGCGGACCTGCAGAACCTGGTGGAGTACAGCGTTCCGATCGACGAGGCAAAACAGAGCCTTCGACGAAAGTACGGCGACGATACCGGCGGTGGCGGCGGAACGCCGTCGTCGAAAGATATCGGCAACATCACGACCGACGATGGCAACGTCACGGTCACCGCCGTCGTCCTGACCGCGGGCGAACGCTCGATCCGATATCAGGGCGACGATCACGTCATCGTCGAGGGGCGACTGGCGGACGAAACGGGAGCGATCGACTACACCGCCTGGGAGGACTTCGGCCTCTCAGCGGGCGATGCGATCACCGCGGGCAACGCCAGTGTCAGAGAGTGGGACGGCGAACCCGAACTCAACCTCGGCGAGAGTACGTCCCTTTCGTTCGTAGAGGAATCGCTCGAAGTCCCCTTCGAAATCGGGGGCGAAGCGTCGATTGCAGACGTAGAAACCGGCGACCGAGCGGTGACGGTCGACGTGCAAATCCTCGAGTCCGAGCGGCGGACGATTGACGGCCGCGACGGCGAAACTGAAATACTCAGCGGCGTCCTGGGCGACGAATCGGGACGCCTCCCCTTCACCTGCTGGGACCCCGATCCCGCGATCGAACCCGGCGTCTCGGTTCGTATCGAGAACGCGTACGTCCGCGAGTTCCGCGGCGTTCCGGAGGTCAACGTCTCGGAGTTTTCGGTCGTCTCGACGCTCGAGACCGACGTCGAGGTCGGGACCGACACGACCACGATGGGGGTCGGCGAGGCCGTCGCGACCGGCGGCGTCTACGACGTCGAACTGGTGGGGAACGTCCTCGCCGTCCGCGACGGGTCCGGATTGATTCAGCGCTGTCCGGAGTGTAACCGCGTCGTCCAGAAGGGACAGTGCCGAACGCACGGCTCCGTCGAGGGCGTCGACGATCTGCGCGTCAAGGCGATCCTCGACGACGGGACGGGCGCAGTCACCGTCATCCTCGACGACGAACTGACCGAACAGGTCTACGAGGGGACCCTCGAGGACGCCCTCGAGCAGGCCCGCGAGGCCATGGATCAGGAGGTCGTCGCGGATACGATCCGGGAGAAGATCGTCGGCCGGGAGTACTCCATCCGCGGTCATCTGTCGGTTGACGAGTACGGCGCAAACCTCGACGCCGAGCGCTTTGAGGAGAGCGACGCGGATCCGGCGACCCGTGCGACCGACGTTCTCGCGGAGGTGAGAGCATGA